The following proteins are co-located in the Bacteroidales bacterium genome:
- a CDS encoding glycoside hydrolase family 97 catalytic domain-containing protein, with protein QDLTSFAVAGEPAFWTPNGERANIGPVRVSGVKEQFTRNEDFQTPMVFVSDDSYCLAVHEAATYDFSYSRLKSKAENRFQFDMEASTGSTHAKTAWRVFMIGDDAGELLESNLLYNLNPPCAIEDVSWIKPGVSLWDWRARGAQVNGFTYEISQEAFMRYVDFAAEKDIEYVLFDAGWYSKKGPTHSREGMDMPEIIRYAESKGVGVLLYLDRRSEGNNDWDLEKVLKTWSQWGAKGIKYGFLGSECDGRQELVKRTREIVELCARYELLVNFHDHPVPPAGGSRTWPNLITREYCHAQSDARRAFQPETFVTSSIVNGISGALDMNNGYFELNGLMEQGRKAIGEPVPSTVVAEAARAFIVFSGLVVIPDHPDAYRAKADLFEFIANIRGSWDETKVIHAEIGKYITVARRKGDIWMIGSATNGKAREVEIDLDFLGKGTYELTQFSDGENASAFGDKEDYIVKGKTVHAGDTHHYKMAPGGGHCVLIREK; from the coding sequence ACCAGGATCTGACGAGTTTTGCTGTGGCTGGTGAACCTGCCTTTTGGACTCCCAACGGGGAAAGAGCGAACATTGGCCCCGTTCGGGTTTCCGGGGTAAAAGAGCAGTTTACCCGAAATGAAGACTTTCAGACTCCCATGGTGTTTGTGTCGGATGATTCCTACTGTCTGGCAGTGCATGAGGCAGCAACTTATGATTTTAGTTATTCCCGGCTTAAATCAAAGGCTGAGAACAGGTTTCAGTTTGATATGGAAGCTTCCACCGGCAGTACTCATGCAAAAACTGCATGGCGCGTATTTATGATTGGAGATGATGCCGGTGAGCTCCTTGAATCCAATTTGCTGTACAACCTCAATCCTCCGTGTGCTATTGAAGATGTCTCCTGGATCAAACCTGGTGTATCGCTCTGGGACTGGCGGGCAAGAGGCGCACAGGTAAATGGGTTTACCTATGAGATCAGCCAGGAAGCATTCATGAGATATGTCGATTTTGCGGCAGAAAAAGATATTGAATATGTGCTGTTTGATGCCGGATGGTATAGCAAAAAAGGCCCGACCCATTCCAGGGAAGGAATGGATATGCCTGAGATCATTCGTTATGCAGAAAGTAAAGGAGTTGGGGTATTGCTCTATCTGGACCGCCGGAGCGAAGGCAATAATGACTGGGACCTTGAAAAGGTATTAAAGACCTGGAGCCAGTGGGGCGCTAAAGGAATCAAATATGGATTTTTGGGAAGTGAATGCGACGGGCGTCAGGAACTGGTAAAAAGAACCCGCGAGATTGTTGAGCTTTGTGCCAGATATGAATTGCTGGTGAACTTTCACGATCACCCTGTTCCGCCGGCCGGTGGTTCTCGTACATGGCCCAATCTGATCACGAGGGAATACTGCCATGCCCAGTCGGATGCCCGCCGGGCCTTTCAACCGGAAACATTTGTCACCTCCTCCATTGTGAACGGGATATCAGGTGCCCTGGATATGAACAACGGCTATTTTGAGTTGAATGGACTTATGGAACAGGGGCGTAAGGCTATCGGCGAGCCGGTTCCGTCAACTGTAGTGGCTGAGGCAGCAAGGGCATTTATTGTTTTCAGCGGTTTGGTGGTTATACCTGATCATCCGGATGCTTACCGGGCAAAGGCAGATCTGTTTGAATTTATTGCCAACATACGGGGAAGCTGGGATGAAACGAAGGTGATCCATGCCGAGATTGGCAAATACATCACCGTGGCCCGGCGAAAAGGGGACATATGGATGATCGGGTCTGCGACCAATGGAAAGGCCAGAGAAGTGGAAATTGACCTGGATTTTCTGGGTAAAGGCACGTATGAGCTGACCCAATTTTCAGACGGAGAAAACGCCTCTGCATTTGGGGATAAGGAGGATTACATCGTCAAAGGCAAGACCGTTCATGCCGGTGATACCCATCACTATAAAATGGCACCGGGCGGGGGACATTGTGTGTTGATACGAGAAAAATGA
- a CDS encoding type II toxin-antitoxin system RelE/ParE family toxin, whose amino-acid sequence MNYKLFWTDEAIHNLEEILDYLIHNWTRKEVDQFKQNLNKQLNLILSNPKMFPVSTYHPRLRKAVLNKRITIFYEIRENVVYLAYIFVSYRDIENLGE is encoded by the coding sequence ATGAATTATAAGTTGTTCTGGACTGACGAGGCCATTCATAATCTCGAAGAAATTCTTGATTATCTCATTCATAATTGGACCCGGAAAGAAGTAGATCAGTTCAAACAAAATCTTAATAAACAGCTTAATTTGATTTTAAGCAATCCTAAAATGTTTCCTGTTTCAACGTATCATCCCAGATTAAGAAAGGCTGTTTTAAACAAGCGTATCACTATTTTTTATGAAATACGGGAAAATGTGGTTTATCTTGCATATATTTTTGTAAGCTATAGAGATATTGAAAATTTGGGTGAATAA
- a CDS encoding L-fucose isomerase, with translation MGKLPKVGIRPVIDGRERGVRESLEKQTMDLAHAAENLIKGNIRFPNGEEVECVISDTTIGGVAEAAKCEEQFKEQNVGLSLTVTPCWCYGTEVMDADPLRPKAVWGFNGTERPGGVYLTAALAGYAQKGLPAFGIYGRNVQDADDTSIPEDVQEKILRFVNSGLAVAQMQGKSYLSLGYTSMGIVGSMVDPEFFQDYLGMRTEFVDMSEINRRLNEGIYDKEEFEKAREWVNKNFKEGEDPNASDQQADKERKDYEWDTVIKMTLIFRDLMQGNEKLKDMGYGEESLGRNAIAMGFQGQRQWTDHMPNGDFPEAILNSSFDWNGIREPYIVATENDSLNAVAMLFGHLLTKRAQIFSDVRTFWSPEAVKRVSGKNLTGKAQDGIIHLINSGSTTLDATAQQQDENGNPVMKPFWEITEEEAQKCLDNTVWPPAVREYFRGGGFSSLFKTEGEMPLTMARINLVKGIGPVLQIAEGWSVKLPEKIHSVLNERTNPTWPTTWFVPRTTGKGAFRDVYSVMENWGANHGAISYGHFGADLITLASMLRIPVNMHNVEENKIFRPNSWKAFGEDPEGSDYRACKNYGPLYGMYK, from the coding sequence ATAGGTAAATTACCCAAAGTAGGCATCCGGCCGGTTATTGACGGCAGGGAACGCGGTGTAAGGGAATCGCTGGAAAAACAGACGATGGACCTTGCCCATGCCGCGGAAAATCTGATTAAAGGAAACATCCGTTTTCCAAACGGAGAAGAAGTAGAATGCGTTATTTCCGACACTACCATTGGCGGTGTGGCAGAAGCAGCCAAATGCGAGGAGCAATTTAAGGAACAAAATGTAGGACTGTCCCTTACTGTTACTCCTTGCTGGTGCTACGGCACGGAGGTTATGGATGCGGATCCGCTGCGTCCGAAGGCTGTATGGGGCTTCAATGGCACAGAACGACCCGGGGGCGTATACCTCACCGCGGCCCTGGCAGGCTATGCTCAGAAAGGCTTGCCAGCTTTCGGCATCTACGGAAGAAATGTACAGGATGCCGATGATACCAGTATCCCCGAAGACGTCCAGGAAAAGATCCTGCGATTCGTCAATTCCGGTCTGGCTGTTGCCCAGATGCAGGGCAAATCCTACCTGTCCCTGGGATATACCTCCATGGGTATCGTAGGCTCGATGGTGGATCCGGAATTTTTCCAGGATTACCTGGGCATGCGTACCGAGTTTGTCGATATGAGCGAGATCAACCGCAGGCTTAATGAAGGCATCTACGACAAGGAAGAATTTGAAAAGGCTCGTGAATGGGTCAACAAGAACTTCAAGGAAGGTGAAGATCCGAATGCTTCGGACCAGCAGGCCGACAAGGAGCGGAAAGACTATGAATGGGACACCGTCATTAAGATGACCCTCATCTTCCGCGACCTGATGCAAGGCAACGAGAAGCTCAAAGACATGGGCTACGGAGAGGAATCTCTGGGCAGAAACGCCATCGCCATGGGTTTTCAGGGACAGCGGCAATGGACCGACCACATGCCCAACGGTGATTTTCCCGAAGCCATACTCAACTCCTCGTTCGACTGGAACGGCATCCGCGAGCCCTACATCGTGGCCACGGAAAACGACAGCCTCAACGCTGTAGCCATGCTGTTCGGTCATCTTCTGACCAAAAGGGCCCAGATCTTTTCCGACGTGAGAACCTTCTGGAGCCCCGAAGCGGTTAAACGGGTATCCGGGAAAAATCTTACCGGAAAAGCCCAGGATGGGATCATCCACCTGATCAATTCGGGTTCGACCACACTGGATGCCACCGCCCAGCAACAGGACGAAAACGGCAACCCGGTGATGAAACCCTTCTGGGAGATCACCGAAGAGGAAGCCCAGAAATGCCTGGACAATACGGTATGGCCACCGGCCGTACGCGAATATTTCCGCGGCGGAGGCTTTTCATCCCTGTTTAAGACCGAGGGCGAGATGCCCCTGACCATGGCACGGATCAACCTGGTGAAAGGCATTGGCCCGGTATTGCAGATCGCTGAAGGCTGGAGCGTCAAGCTTCCCGAAAAGATTCACAGCGTGCTCAATGAACGCACAAATCCTACCTGGCCCACCACCTGGTTTGTTCCACGAACAACCGGCAAAGGGGCTTTCAGGGATGTGTATTCCGTGATGGAAAACTGGGGCGCCAACCACGGTGCCATCAGCTACGGCCACTTCGGAGCCGACCTGATCACACTGGCCTCCATGCTAAGGATACCGGTGAACATGCACAATGTGGAAGAAAACAAGATCTTCCGACCCAACAGTTGGAAAGCTTTCGGCGAAGATCCCGAAGGATCGGACTACAGGGCCTGCAAAAATTACGGCCCGCTGTACGGGATGTATAAGTAA
- the fucK gene encoding L-fuculokinase, translating to MKNKDLVLIFDCGATNVRAMAINRYGKIEASQSYPNDTTEDPYFKEGLIWDVEDIWQKLAKASREVIAQIDHERIAAVSVTTFGVDGTFIDSDGRLIYPVISWQCERTHPVMENIDRYISREKLYSICGVFPYGMNTINKIIWLKENKPEVIDRASGFLFLSSLLLHRLSGEFVTNCTMAGTSMLMDARKRQLSKEVLESIGIDPSLFPEIREAGEAVGAVTARASEETGIPQGTTVFEAGHDTQFAIYGSGAGLGEPVLSTGTWEILMTRSDDFTAGKEQLDMGITTELDAIPGIYTIGMNWIGSGPLEWVRKMLYRKGDDDVESYEKIIGEAEQVAPGSNGIRINPDFVQAEKSQYPSGIFGLRLHTNRAEIYRAGLESLSFKLRKGLNALEQAGGFTASKVICVGGGSKNTLWNQIRADVTNKPIQLIDQKETTVLGAALFGFVAAGIYKDAEEARSQIDYRPEVVEPSENMSKYEELEKTFREYI from the coding sequence ATGAAAAATAAAGACCTTGTGCTCATTTTCGACTGCGGCGCGACCAATGTTCGGGCCATGGCCATCAACCGGTACGGTAAGATAGAAGCTTCACAGTCTTATCCGAACGACACCACTGAAGATCCTTATTTCAAAGAAGGACTGATCTGGGATGTAGAAGACATCTGGCAAAAACTGGCAAAAGCCTCCCGGGAAGTTATTGCGCAGATTGATCATGAACGCATTGCGGCGGTTTCGGTCACTACCTTCGGTGTTGACGGCACCTTCATTGATTCGGACGGAAGATTGATCTACCCCGTCATCTCCTGGCAATGTGAGCGCACGCACCCCGTCATGGAAAACATAGACCGTTACATTTCACGGGAGAAGCTATACAGTATATGCGGAGTATTTCCCTATGGTATGAACACCATCAACAAGATCATCTGGCTGAAGGAGAACAAGCCTGAAGTGATCGACCGGGCCTCCGGGTTCCTGTTCCTCTCCTCTCTCCTGCTCCATCGGTTGAGCGGTGAATTTGTCACCAATTGCACGATGGCCGGAACATCCATGCTTATGGATGCAAGAAAAAGACAACTTTCCAAAGAGGTGCTGGAAAGCATCGGCATTGATCCTTCCCTGTTCCCTGAAATCAGGGAGGCCGGCGAAGCAGTTGGTGCTGTCACTGCGAGGGCTTCGGAAGAAACGGGTATTCCACAGGGCACCACCGTTTTTGAGGCCGGTCACGATACCCAGTTTGCCATTTATGGCTCGGGAGCCGGTTTGGGTGAACCGGTATTGAGCACAGGTACATGGGAAATCCTGATGACACGAAGCGATGACTTTACAGCCGGAAAAGAACAGCTTGATATGGGCATCACCACCGAGTTGGATGCCATTCCCGGCATATACACCATTGGAATGAACTGGATCGGATCAGGGCCGCTGGAATGGGTACGGAAAATGCTTTACCGTAAAGGGGATGATGATGTGGAAAGCTACGAAAAGATCATCGGAGAAGCCGAACAGGTAGCTCCCGGAAGCAATGGCATACGCATCAATCCGGATTTTGTACAGGCCGAGAAAAGCCAATACCCCAGCGGCATATTCGGACTGCGGCTCCATACCAACCGCGCAGAAATCTATCGTGCAGGGCTCGAATCCTTGTCATTTAAACTGAGGAAAGGACTGAATGCCCTGGAGCAGGCCGGCGGCTTCACCGCCTCGAAGGTCATCTGTGTGGGCGGGGGCTCTAAAAACACTCTCTGGAACCAGATCCGGGCCGATGTAACCAACAAACCCATCCAACTGATCGACCAGAAGGAAACCACCGTGCTGGGCGCCGCGCTCTTCGGATTTGTAGCAGCAGGCATCTATAAGGATGCAGAGGAAGCCCGCAGTCAGATAGACTATCGCCCCGAAGTTGTGGAGCCTTCTGAGAACATGTCTAAATATGAGGAATTGGAGAAAACGTTCAGAGAATACATATAG
- a CDS encoding zinc-binding dehydrogenase, with protein sequence MRTKAVRIYGKGDLRLEEFELPPIKENEILARVVSDSLCMSSYKAVKQGADHKRVPDDVHNRPTIIGHEFSGELVEVGKKWQDQFEPGMKFSIQPALNYKGSLDAPGYSYQYTGGDATYIVIPPEVMEMNCLLPYSGEGYFPASLSEPMSCVVGAFHASYHTKPGSYQHYMDIKENGNMAMLAGAGPMGLGAIEYGINRDRRPGKLVVTDIDEERLNHAEQIFPPEKVKQNNGVDLYFINTKNIDNPEEEILSHIDAPGFDDVFVFAPVRQVVEQADALLGRDGCLNFFAGPTDKNFSAEFNFYNVHYASTHIVGTSGGNTDDMKESLDLMSQGRINPSFMITHIGGLNAVIDTTKNLPDIPGGKKLMYTNIEMDLTAIEDFKKKGEEEPLFKKLDEIVEKHNGLWSVEAEEYLLEHAPGIQ encoded by the coding sequence ATGCGAACCAAAGCAGTAAGAATATACGGAAAAGGCGATTTGCGCCTGGAGGAATTTGAACTGCCTCCGATCAAAGAAAATGAAATCCTTGCCCGAGTTGTTTCGGACAGCCTCTGCATGTCTTCATACAAGGCAGTTAAACAGGGAGCTGATCACAAGAGAGTGCCCGATGACGTTCACAACCGACCGACAATCATCGGTCATGAATTCAGCGGAGAGCTCGTTGAAGTGGGCAAAAAATGGCAGGACCAGTTCGAGCCCGGCATGAAATTCTCCATCCAGCCGGCGCTTAACTATAAAGGGAGTTTGGATGCGCCGGGCTATTCATACCAATATACAGGCGGAGATGCCACCTATATTGTCATTCCCCCCGAGGTAATGGAAATGAACTGCCTCTTACCCTATTCCGGAGAAGGATACTTTCCGGCGTCGCTCTCGGAACCCATGTCCTGCGTCGTAGGAGCTTTTCATGCTTCCTATCATACCAAACCAGGCTCATATCAACATTACATGGACATCAAAGAAAACGGCAACATGGCCATGCTGGCCGGCGCCGGACCCATGGGACTTGGAGCCATTGAATATGGCATCAACAGGGATCGCAGACCCGGAAAGCTGGTAGTGACCGATATTGATGAAGAACGACTAAATCACGCAGAACAGATTTTTCCGCCTGAAAAGGTAAAACAGAATAATGGTGTGGATCTGTATTTCATCAACACCAAAAATATTGACAACCCGGAAGAAGAGATCCTTTCCCATATCGATGCACCGGGCTTTGATGACGTTTTCGTCTTTGCACCGGTCAGGCAGGTGGTTGAACAGGCCGATGCCCTCCTTGGAAGGGATGGATGCCTCAATTTCTTTGCAGGTCCTACAGATAAAAATTTCAGCGCCGAATTCAACTTCTATAACGTACACTATGCCTCCACCCATATCGTGGGAACCAGCGGTGGAAATACCGATGATATGAAGGAATCCCTCGATCTGATGTCACAGGGCCGCATCAATCCCTCCTTCATGATCACCCATATCGGTGGGCTGAACGCTGTGATTGATACCACGAAAAATCTGCCTGACATACCCGGCGGAAAAAAGCTGATGTATACAAATATAGAAATGGATTTGACAGCCATTGAAGATTTTAAAAAGAAAGGCGAAGAAGAACCCCTTTTCAAAAAGCTGGATGAGATCGTTGAAAAGCACAACGGGCTGTGGTCTGTTGAAGCGGAGGAATATTTGCTGGAGCATGCACCGGGAATACAGTAA